A stretch of DNA from Lotus japonicus ecotype B-129 chromosome 4, LjGifu_v1.2:
ttttattttttttacacttaaaattaatttttattaagaaTATTTTTGGGTACACCGGAAAATTAAAAGACAAGGAAAATAAACTACAAGGCTAACACATAGGAAAATCCAAAAGGTTATGATCtaattttcttcttatttttgaataatgAGTTTGTGGCTCTAGATCATTCTCTGGAAGAGATGAGTTTGTCGTTGTTGGCTGATGTTATGGGTGTCCCCTCTGTGAGACCTTAGTTTTCATTTCTTTTCAcgcaatgtaccaaaaaaaaagtaaggatTAATTCAAAATCATATTGATTTTCAATCCGTCCAAATTAATTtccagaaaatgaaaaaaattattatctatttgattgaattaaaagaataataaataaaatttgttaatttattttttgcaattaattagtttgttttagatttataaattaaaattcttaaatttttgtttaaataatttaGAATCCATGTTCATGGTAAGttagaaaaaaaagtaagagtaaaatacactcacccccctcaagatttgcaagaatgacactccaccccattctttttaaaaatctacactccaccccattttttataaaggcaaaatttagtgacgaaaacaaattcgtcactactaaaaactaattactaattagtaaaattttaaataaatttaatgcatatacactatcatacattaatttatgaaaataattttactgaattaaatttaaaaaaacatccactctgtctgttaagtccacgtcccatctatctccaaatcatatttctcatcacaaacggtcaccaccaagcctttactccctttaacacggctccactgtcccacaatgtgaaaccccacggcaccaccatgcctcaaagttttgttgcaacctgaaccccagaacgtgaatcgcacatccctaaagccacttgttcaactacttcttgtgaatttcacctctttaagttgtgagcgaacgctctgttggtctaagatattgttggattttgttaaaaacgatgctccaccgcctcgttgggctctaataacctcatatccacttcatattttcataattttgtttctctattttcttcacccatttgtgttgcttttttggcctacaacccaattttgaaaattggaggtataaagagattattttgattaaaattgaattattaccaaatatgaaaacacaagcatgtttcactatgttcgagatatggtttgtaaattgggcaggtgtgctattgcataattttcattgtgaatttacggaggaaaaatgcgattgagagaatgaggaggattgtgatgttttcatttttaaatttgttggattatattgaaatttttttttgaaattattgattaacaatttaaataataactaattattaatgaagaatatttttcgtcactaaattttcctctatataaaatggggtgggatgtagattttagataagaatggggtggagtgtaattctaacaaaccttaaggggggtgagtgtactttactcaaaaagtaattatattttcaaaGAATAACATACTCTAAAAGAAATTTatacaaaatatttaaaatataacaaacGTATAATATTTTCTTCACTATATACACATTTTCAAACCTGAATGCAACATGAAGGATAAAATAATGGGTGGGATTGGTAGCTCACCAAATGAAGGGTATTGAAGGATGAAGGGTCAGAGTTCAAACCCTGGTGAAGGgactaacttactaacaattaacaactaacatttgctaataaaaaaatgaagataTAAGAATGTGAGTGTTATCATACATTTTTTACATATGTTTGATATGTTTTATAATATAAAGCATGATAGTATAATGTATGATAGTATCAAACCTAACAATATTAGGcctaatataaaatttatattatacaATGTTTGGTCATACATTGTATAAcatatcattttatttaatatgtttttatttcctGTTTTGATTTCTGTTTTGTCTCAATCATAACCTCAACATATGAATATGATTGGTTGTTAACCAATTCGTTGCATTCGTGGGATAAAAATTTCGATCCATATATATTactctttaaattaatataatctTATATTTCATAAAATGTTGAATGATGATAGATAATATAAATATGAGAATGATGTTAAAGGGTGGTGAAGACAGAGGTGTTAGTAATAGTAATAGTGGCGGTGACGATGAATATAAAGGTGACAGTGCTGATCAATGCTGAGTGATGACAGCAGTGGaggaggtggttgtggcggtagCGGTGGTGCATGGCGGCATGGTTGTGTGTCGTGGCGGTAGGTAGTAGTGGTGGTCGCGATGACGATGGCAGTGGCTGTAGAGGGtaatggtggtggagggtggcagtggtggtggcagAGGTGGCGGAGGTGGAGGGTGTTGGTGACAGTGGTAGAAGCAACAATCATTGTTAGCAATAGTGATGATGGCAATAGCGGtagtgacagtggtggtggaggcggcgttaatggtggcggtggtggtcgcggaggtggagggtggtggtggtgatggtggaggatGGTGACGGTGGCGGcagattaaatattttcatgtattctatacatcacactcttatcatgtcATGTCTATCGTCTatatggtggattaaataatcttGCAGTTTAATGAATAAACTTATATAATACAAtgttagcaccaaacaatggatgaGATGAAATGATTTTCTTATTGTAGGAAATGCAATAAGGACTATCAAAATGCTACTTAGGATGAGGGCAGCGTTCATGGAGGCGAGGTATATAGTGAACTATGATGAGCTTTGTGCGTGGTAATGGTGGGGATGAAGCTACAATTTTAGTGGGTACGGTTATGCTGGTTGGTGGCCGCATAAGTATGGTTATAACCAACAAGGTCCTCTAGGGTCTTTTCAGTGGCGGAGGTCCGACATATCAGTAGGACAACCACGCAAGAGGTGCTTGTGGACTCTATTGGTGATGGTGTGTAGGTGTTGTCGTTGAGTCACTGTGAAGCATCATCTTCAACGAGTGAGAGGGACGAGTTTGTGAAGGAAACAGAGGCAAATACGCATAAATATGGGGATGTTTCGTGGCCACATTCAGACAGTGAGAGGGATGAGTTTGTGATTAATGAAAGTCCAATTGTAAGGGACAAAAACCAAGCTTTAATGGTGTTTACTAATGTGGATGATTCATTTGAGGGAGAGAACAATATGCATGATATTAAGGAAACAATGACATCTCCTATTAATAAAAGGAGAGGGAGGCCTCCTAAGAAGCATGGAGGGAGTGTGTCGATGGGTGGCTCGAGGAGGGGTCGTCCCAAAGGGAGTAAAAACTAACCAACGACTTCGCGTGTTTCTGAGTTTCATTTTGATccgatttaaattaaaatatcttACATAAAATTATCATCTAAAGAATTTTTCTCAATTAACATTAacatgttttatttaaaaaaatagatttttttaaaaaaatacgaatatataatatgaaaaaaaaaacttaaaatatatatttctaacaactatttatacattttttaattaaaattagaaaaaatttcaaaaatataatattacataaaatttaaattttatatcacaaaagtcacccgtgcattgcacgggttaCTTCGCTAGTTTATATTAGATAATAACAATAAAAGACCCTTGGTAAGTAGGGAATGTACACAACCCATAAAAAATACAGCAAGCAACataatgcttataaaaaaaaataccaaatAGGACCAACAACACccctaataaaaaaaaaccgATATcgctactctcctctactaacCTTAACAACTTTCCTAGGAGCCAAGCCTTCTTTGCTCTTGTGAAATACCTCTCGATTGAAGCAACATTAGAaatttgagaagaaaaaaatcatCATGAGGGGTCATAACTTCTTAAGAATCACCTTCAATCATCAAAAAAAGAAAGCCCTCACTCTCACTAAAAAAACAACGAGCGAGGAGAATGAccccttttatttttcttaggACGACCATGTCCCCTAggatttgaagaagctcaagcgAGGAAGATTCTTCAGCTTCCTTCTATTATCCTAGTTGAAAAAACATCTCTATTACAACACTTGCTTCTTCAGATTGGTCCTTGTCTTTATCTCGTCGTCTGAGGTAAGTCCCTCCCTGAAAAATTTATTGTATTTAGTCCTCGTGTTTGAAAACtttttggagcggatcctccccggagggcggagctccgacgagtgcTTAAATAACACGCTGACTGGATTAATGAAGTTgatgtggaattaaaaaaaatacatcaaCCTCCGTGGTCGGCATGCTGGCCTCCGCCGTGGGCTCTGTAATCAGGCATGGTGGTGGGGGTGGAGGAAATGTAAGAAGGGAGAAGGGTGTTTTAGTAAAGCAATATATATTTaacaaatgaatttttttattggtaATTGATCTGAaccattcaaaataaaaaaaattaaatctaaCGGTTTAAGAGTGAACTGAATCACCGTGGGACAGTTTTTAACTGTACCACTAAAGACAACACCCTCTTTGAGTTAACTGCGATGTTTTTGGCCTTTAGTACAGATGATAAGTGATAAATGAAAATCAAACTTTTCAATGTAAATGTAAACATATATAAAGTGATCAAATTAGAAGAATGACAAGGTAGTAAGAACATTTTGACATTATCCACTCTcaatttatttacttattttttcattttcacgGTTTTCCATGGTCCTCTATCTTCATGTGCCTCCCAGACAAGTGAATTTTCCATCATGGCATAGGCACTAGAGTCCAATCAGAGAGAGTGAGTGGGCCAACCAAGCCCACATTCAACAATCAACACTTCATTTGACAACTTGTTTTCCACAATTCCTTCTTTAATTGCCCCCCACAACATAATCATAGAAATTTGTAAGACCACATAgtcaaatctttttttttttttggttacaggaaAAAAAGTAACTAAAAGACAGAAAAACTAGCTAATTGCATCTAGATACAAACTATCATAAACAAAAGACGGCGGTCTCGCCCAAACTTGGATCGGTGTATCACTCTTCCCCGCCTCACGAGCTAAACAATCAGCAGTATTGTTCTTCTCCCGCTGGAAATGCAAGACACTGACGCTCTAAAACCTGGCCATCATGCTCCTAATACGAGTAATGTTATCCCTCGCCCAATAAGTACTAGTGTCGCTACCAGATTGTAACATCGTCACCATGTGCAGGCAATCACTATAACACTCTAAAATGCTGATTCTTAAATCCAGGGCATGTTTCAAGCCCAACTCCAACGCTGCAATTTCTGCCAAAAAAGCACTCCCAGGCCCCGCGCTCGTAGAAATAGCGGATTGCCAGTCCCCATTACCAGCCCAAAGAACCGCCGCACATCCCATTTGATTAAGCAGAGGATCCCAGCTTCCATCCGTCGTAAGGCGTACAGTACCAGTAGTAATGCTAGGAGTGGAAGATGTAGCAGAGATGGAATGGTGAGCAGGTTGATGCAACATTACCTTCTTCCAAAGAGCAACATCTCGAAGGATGTTTCGCAGAATCTGATTTAGTGTCCAGTGGTTACCATCAAAGGCTCGATGATTCCGCCACCTCCACATCCACCAAAGCACAGCCACGCCCAATGTGCACTCACGGTGACGCAGCAGACCAAGAAACCAAGCATCAAACGAGATGTGATTATCCAGAGATGGTAAGGATCGGCGAAAGTGTAACCATAGGCTGCGTGAATCCGGGCACTGTCGGAAGATATGATCAACATCTTCCAGGTCCGCATCACACCTAGTACAACTAGCGTTAGCTCTTTGCATTCGTTCCACATAGTCAAATCTAGTAAAGTGAGTTGTCGCAAAATGTAAAAGCAATTTATTTATTACCAAAAAAATCAAACATTACAATAGAAGCTTCAGTTCAGTTCCGGTTTCAGATTTGCTGccaaaccaccaccaccaccaccgtgagcctctctctctctctctctctctctctctctctctctctctatctttcGCTACACGCTTCTCGTTGCTGATTCCAATTCCTACCAAACTTCTCTACCCTTCTTTTTCGCAATAAAAAACCATCTTGTCTTTACTTTACTCTGCAACTTCAATCCATACATCCATCACACAGTGCATA
This window harbors:
- the LOC130713397 gene encoding uncharacterized protein LOC130713397, with the translated sequence MQRANASCTRCDADLEDVDHIFRQCPDSRSLWLHFRRSLPSLDNHISFDAWFLGLLRHRECTLGVAVLWWMWRWRNHRAFDGNHWTLNQILRNILRDVALWKKVMLHQPAHHSISATSSTPSITTGTVRLTTDGSWDPLLNQMGCAAVLWAGNGDWQSAISTSAGPGSAFLAEIAALELGLKHALDLRISILECYSDCLHMVTMLQSGSDTSTYWARDNITRIRSMMARF